A segment of the Lycium ferocissimum isolate CSIRO_LF1 chromosome 10, AGI_CSIRO_Lferr_CH_V1, whole genome shotgun sequence genome:
CTAATAGATAATTGCTTAAAAATATCCCCATAAGTCTCTCTGCTCCATTTAGATAAAGCCCTTTTAAGATTCTTTAATCTCTGTTTAAATGCCAAGAAAGGTGTCCCCACAAATTTTGTCTGCCAATGTTGCTTAACCACCTCCTTGAAAGACTCATGTTGAATCCAGAAATTCAAAAACCTAAAAGGTTTCTTCATATTGATAGCAATTTCTCCATAAGATAATAATAAAGGGGAATGATCAAACCCTGTTCTGGTCAAATGTTCCACTTCTATTTGGGGAAATACTTCCTGAAAATGGGAATTTACCATGATTCTATCCAACCTTTTGAAAATGCAGTCCTCTGCTGctctaccattccaccaagtgtATGGACTCCCTTTAAACCCCATGTCAAATAAGTCACAAGAATTTACACAAAAAGCAAAATCTTCAGTTTCATTCAGAGTTACAGGTGCACCCCCAAGTTTCACCTCATCTgataatataacattaaaatctCCTCCAATCATCCATGGTATGTTCATAGAACTtgtaatttgatacatgtcatCCCACAATGCTTGCCTCTCTCCCTCATCACACTTTGCATAGACAAAAGAAACTATGATATCTTTCTCTATGTCTTGGTGATTGATCTTCAAGGTGATTTGTTGTTCTGCATCCATTAAGAATTCCCATTGTACTGTAGCCTCcataaaaacccaaattttaccATTCCTATTAGCAATAGCATTCTCCATGCCAAgtcttcttttatatttttgcaaatttctaCAATTCTGAAAAGGTTCCAATAGAGCACTATGAAACATTTGTGTTGATTTTATAAGTTGATGAGCCTCTGAAAATCCTGTTGAGTGTTAACAGACCTAATGTTCCAAATTAGAGCTTTAATCATCATTTAACTTTTGAAGAAGCAGTCCTCTTTGAAGTTCTCTTGGTTTGAATAACCTCCTGAACTTTATGTTTCTTTCCACTCTTAACTAGAGCCTTTGGTGATAAACCAGCTTCTCTAGCTACTTTGTGAATATTGTTGGCTCTGTCTTCCATTCCTTTATCTTCCTCTACTTGCTGAATCCCTTCTGAAACTTCTTGCGTTTCAGTTTGAGATACTTTATGTGATACAATATCCTGAAGACTGGAATTAGGATGTGGAATCTTGTGTTGTATTGCTAAATGACTCTGATTATTGATTGTAGGCACTTGGTTCTCCTTTTTAGCATGCTCCAGCAACTCTAATGAAGAACTATCAGCAGCCTTCTTGTTTAAATCAATCAACATGTGCTCTTGTTCTTGACTGACTTTTGCAAATTGGAGTTTGGTAGAATCTGTGCCAGTTTCTTTACTTATTGTATTTGTAATGATTTCATCATGATTGCTCTGCTGATGGTTAAACTCAGCCCCATTAACTACATCTGCCTATGCACAGTTATTGTATATCCCTGGATCCCCATCTGGTGGTTTCCTCTCAATTATCTTATTTCTCCCATTACTAATCTCCTGATTGTGGCTCTACAGAATGATCCTTTTTGCTATCTGATTCCTTTGAAGAGGATGCACAAGTGGAACTCTCCTTTGTAGCTTCCTCTCTATTCTGAGCATTGTTGTTCCCTATCTTTATCATCTTCTCTATGGGTAAATCTTTTAGTTCTTTGGAGGAATCTCCATGTGAAGTGCTTTCCTTTGTCTGCACCTCCTCTGTATCCTCATTCTTCTCCTCAGTACCCTCAGGCTCTTCCACCCTATCCCCCCATTTGGTCTGCTTCTCCCCTTTATCTGACACAGTTTCACTTATGCCTTTTTCCTGTTGTTGCACTTCTTCACTTCCAGTTGTTATGCCCTTTTCCTGTACTTGCACTTCTTCGCTGATTTTTGCACTATCTGTttttccaaaatctacatttgtaTTGTTGCCCCTAGCTTCCTCCTCTAATCCTTCATTATTTGGTGACTGTTCTTCCTTGTCCTCATCATCCCTTTCATCAGTCAAAGCATCAAACTTATTTTGAGTTTGAATGGGAGGACTTGTTTGACTTTCAGAAATAGCAAGCTCTTTCCCTTTTCGTGTCTCCTTAGTATTTATTCTGTTATCCTTTATAGCATTCCAGGTCTGCCAATTTCCAACTACTTTTCCACTTTTCAAAATCTTAACAGGATAATTTTTTCTGTTTCCTTGATGATGATTCTCCATTTTATCTCTAACTTTTGTGCTAACTGCTCCCTCAGACTTGTTCCTCTCTGTTGAAACTTCTTCCTTGTGTTCATTTGCACTTCCTTTGTCTTTCCCCTCATTCTCCAACATTAAATCAGGTTTTAAAATTCTGCATTCTTTCTCATCGTGTCCTTGTAGTCTATATTCAAAACAGTATTTAGGTATATGATCATACCTAATAGTCACTGGTACAATTCTCTCCTTTCCAGTATCTTCATTTACTATAATCATTTGAACAGACTTGGGTAGATCATCATTTAGATCAACAAGAACCTTTACCCTAGCACAACTAGGGCGAGTTTTGTTAATGGTTGCCATATCCAGGTGTAATGGCTTACCAACTGCTGAGGCCAAGGAAAACAATGACTCCTTTACAAAATATGTGGGTAGTAAATTGGGGAAAGAAATCCATGCCATAAATTTAGTAGTTTCTTCCTCAACTGTAAAGTTAGGATCATATATTAAAGGCCTCATTTGATAGTAATAGCCATCTTTCGAATTGATAAAATACGACCCTTTAGATGTAAGATTTATAAAATCCTCCATGGATGAGAGTCGTATTAAAACATGTCGAGATCTAAAAACTCCAACCCTACAATCCCCCTTAATGCCACACTGCAATGGTATTGCAGTTCTTAATTCTTCAATCTCCGGCCATCCAATATGAAAATTTTCCAACAACTGCATACTGCATCTCTTCAATAGCATTCATCCTCTCTACTTCCTTCTCTGTCCATTGTACTCTAGGAATTCCATTAACATATGTAACAGGATTTTGTTCAATGGGATCAACTTTAATAGTAGGCTGCATAATATCTTTCAATAGCACAAGGAACTTGTCTTGGATAGTTGGTGGTGGAGTAGTGTTCTGAGCATtcaacaaaggaaactctgaaGTGGAAGCTATATTCAGTGGCTGACCAGACCCCGGAGGAGGCTGGCCGCCGGCCATGTTGGCCATATCAACAGCAAATTTGCTAGGGTTAGGGTTTATTGTGCATGGgagtatattattttttctgCAGTTACTTAATTAGAATTGCTTTTTCCACAAGTTGTCTTTccgtttaggtccaatctacatacattaacaatagaatattttacacctttaaattaatcgaattaaaattcaaagtatcaactaatgcttaaatattgttattgttttatctcaaagaaaggaaaataatttccttttaaacaagtcttctcttttaaaaagcattaataaatttttgccaactttgtattcgtgGCAAACACTAAtgtaataaagttttggatacggagcacaaactataatgttatattaatcgtgttttgaacatagtccAAAATAGTTTCCTTATATATGTGTGCATAAAAACAGTGTCAACTTAcgtatgtttattagcaatataaaaaaaaaaaatatatatatatatatatatatatatatatatattatcaaacACAACTACATCACAACTCTAGATACTTATAATCCAAAATGCTTGCAGCATACGCCGTCTAATATAAATAGAAGTGTCCCTTAGCTAGTGCTCGTCGTATCAATTCCAATTATAGAACACAATCGCACTTCGTTTTAATTTTTTAGACAATTTAAATGTTTGTTTATCCCTTTGGATATTTTTTAGCGAACTCGCCCTATTAGTGGACCCTGACCTACTAGATCTCGATTTTACAAAAACTCCAGCAGAGTTTTTCCTATAAAGTAACATAATTAATGCGCAACATAACATATTAACATGTGACGAATTTTGTTGCTACACATAAGCATATATCTAGCAATAAAATTCTCCATCACCATCAACTCAATAATTAATTGTATTTTATTACAACATATAGTAAAAGCTAGATCTTAAAGTGAATATATGGAGTAAAACTTTGATAAACAAATCAGGAGGCCGCCAGGAGCAATATTTTCGTTGGAATAACCCAGCGTTTTTTCGAATAACTAATATGCAGCCGGAACTAAGTCCCAAATAGCCAATAAGCAAGCACatgaaccccccccccccaaccccacccctcCTCTCCCCCACAAAACTAAGTTCCATATGGCCCATGTCATTCGACTATTTATGGTCACCTCGTCCTGACGAACAATAAGCTCTGGATATTCATATTTGGACTGAGTAAGCTCAAAGACACTCTAAATATGGTGCAACATTTTCAGCTTCCGATCAAACTCGCACGATTTTTCTATAATACCTCACACTATTTAAGAATATCCACTACTAGATAAACTCGAATTACATGGGGATTTTACCTGGGAATTTTTTCAGCAGGTAATTCCTGCGGATTTTCAtgcgaaaatttaaaaattcctAGTTTCTGGAATATTTACCTGTGGATGTGATTTCCCCATGTAAATTTGCAAGTAAATTTAGCGCCACTTAGCGCCAAAATATTACCTGgggatttatttgggaaaataatccCCAAGTATCACTTTTCTAGGTAATTCCGCAGgtaaacaaccaaaaatataaaataattatttcggTTGAGTACTCGTACGAAAATCCCCAGGTAATGGTACTTGCGGATTTACCAAGGGATTATTTCTTGAGGATTTACCTGGCGATTTTATTATCTGGAAAATTACatggggattttttttttacgcgAATTTAACTGGAGATTATTACTTGAAAATTTTCATGGGGATTTTATTACCTGCGGAATTATTTGGGGATATTGTTGCTGCAATTTTAGATGTGAATTATTTCTTGGGGACTTAATTAGGGAttttattacataaaattacCTAAGGATTTTTTCTTTGCAATTTTCTTTGGGGATTATTTCTTGAGAATTTACCTAGGAATTTTATTACCTGCAAAATTACATAGGGATTTTGTTGCTGCGATTTTAGTTGGGGATTATTTCTTGCATCCCTTTGTTAGAATTGGCGgaactatttttatttataccAATTACATAACCATGTAACATGTTTAATATTTGTTAATTAAGGCACTTTTCAtctaagaaatgaattaaatttgtCATTCTCGGTATATACTAAATGGAACTTTTGTAAAAATGACTAAGAATATTTTACTATTATAAGTTATATAGCCGTAATTTGATCCATTTACTTTAACTTGAAATAgagtttttatttgatttatgaaatcatttttttgatGCATCCTTcctcaaaacaaacaaaaaaatgacaaaGAAATAATAAGACAAAAAATTTTAGTGAAATAAGAAAAGTGAGAGAGACAATAAATTGCCTTGAGAGACTAACAGACTACGTCCCACATCGGCGGAGTATTGTAAACTTCCGCACAATATAATGCTTTAGTGCCTGCACCAGCGCAGTTGTGTCGTTCGTCTTTGCAAGAAACGATGTTCTTAGATCATGCTAGAACCAAGACTGGTTGTATTGACGCGGAAATTGCTTGTCTATGAGAAAAACAGAAATTTTCACGGGGAGTTACTTGCGAATATCTCCATTTGAAATTCCGTAAGACAATTCCCTTTTTTACCAAAAATTTCATGGGAATTTTTAGAGTTTCTTACGAAAAAATCCACAAGTAATTACTTGTCTATGAGAAAAACAGAAATTTTCATGGGGAGTTACTTGCGAATATCTCCATTTGAAATTCCGTAAGAAAATTCCCTTTTTTACCAAAAATTTCATGGGAATTTTTAGAGTTTCTTACGAAAAAATTCACAAGTAATTACTTAGGGATTTTAAATCCGCATGTAATTTTGTTGGGGATTTTAAAATCTATATGTAATAATTATTCACGAAggtttttccttcaaatttttgTTGGCAAGAAAATTCGCAGGAAACTAAATTATCTGTAAattttcttgtattattcaCACAAAAATCACCATGTAATTTGAGATTTTGTAGTAGTGATATCCCTGCATATTATATGTagcttcattttatttttcgcTATCAAATATGAGACTTTGGTACTCGTCTCATATTCGTATTTCTAACCTTTTGAATCAAGGAGGAGTCACTCAGGGAGAAGAATCTGCCAATCTTGTGTTGTCATGTCTCAATATTCCTGTCATTCAGGGAGGAGAATTTGCCAATCTTGTTTTGTCATGTCTCGAAATTCCTAGTTGACATATATCACCATAACAAGTCTCAGCCCTCCCGCAAGTTGCGTATctaattatatttaatcttgCTGGATATGCAAACGCCCAAGCTTACAAGAATGTCATAATGATGGGACAAAAAATTCACTGACGACTTTTATTCTTACAGAATTTATAAAAGTTTGTTAAATATATTCAGGTGCTTGTTTTAGCATTATATTCCAGCCAAAAGTGGTATTAAGAATCTAAGTCTTCTCTCCTTTCTCCTCATActatttagtttttcttttaagGGAATCTACAAGCTGCAACATACCCTGATTCTTAAATTTTTGGTGCTCATTTTGCCTTAAATCTAAAAGTATTACGTATTAATGATAAAAAGGGTGCTCAGTCAATCTATTTATGTGTTGATATTAATTAGTTTCCTATATGAAATATAGTGCTTGGGTAAAAACAGTTAGGTGTTTAAGCCATATATACTTTGAAATCCTATTTAAAATCTAAACTTAAATTTAGGATTGCCATATTTTGAAATCCTATTTAAAATCTAAACTAAATTTTAGGATTGCCATATTTTGAAatctaattttaaaatttttacttttaaaaggaGAACCGAAGAGTGTATTTTTTTATAAGTTACAAAAGTAATTTATTGTGAACTAATAATTTATCGAAAAAAAACACAAGAGTGTTAGAGATAGTATTATTTGGATAAACTCGCTAGGATGAATTACTATTTTGATCCCTCAGCCACATATCATTATGCTTCATTCTTCATAAAGGTTTTAGATTTCAGCCACATATAAACTAATGACATGCTACATCACATCATAGTTTAGGAATCATAAACATTAAATTAGGATGTGCTAGatcaacatataaaagaagcccttaaaaataaaataacctcTTAGAATTAGAATAGTATCATtcctatatttattttattctgTGAACCGACATTTCAATTACCTCATTACTTTTGTTGGACTTGTCGTACAAAAATATATCCCCTAGTTGTTTTCTACATGATACACAAAGCCTACACTTTGTTTTTACTTTGAACCTCGTGTTGCTCATTAATATTAACCAAATATCTCTAATCTCTTCCCATCTACATCCAATAGGCTAGAACAAATGGTGAGTCATCTCCCTTCTCCGACCCTGACTGCCCAACCTGAGAGCGGACAGCTAATGCGTTCCACTTATTGAACAGGGTTCTATGGTCGGTCTGTGACCCCCGGATGCCGAAAGCATCCTTGGGGTGATCTCTCTCATACGAAGAAATGTCTAATGAgatttatttaaaatgaaattatttcattgatgtggGGTTAAATTGaaccaataaaatattttttctctaacaaaattattttatactaaaaggaaaaaatactTTCTTGTCACGTAACGGACATCATTTCTCTTTACAGATATCTCAACATCTATGCTACATTTATTACAGAACAAGTAGCAGTTACTCCCTCCGCCTCAAATTAGTTGTTATATTTTGCTTCTCGAGAGTCAAGTTGACTAATCTTCGAAGCTAAATTAGATTAGATCAACTCAATCCTTTACAATtgaaatttagatattcaaataCTATGCAAAAAGTAATACAAGTTGCAAATTTTGCTCATgtcaatttgatgaaaaaatatattttatatgttgGTCAAATTTACATATAGTTTAACTCTCGAGAAGCGATACATGACAACTAATTTGGGAGGTAGAGAATATATGTTATTGCCGATTGATCTTTAGGACTAAAATTTACTTACCAAACCTATTTTTGTGTCCAATCCTGCATCTGTTGGACATAACACGGATCCGACTAAGGGCCCAAATGATACAGCTGGCCCATTACAATTGTAATAGTCTAGTTTCAATTTTTGTTCGGACATTTTCTGATGTAAACATATAGgtccttttattctttttcttaattcGATTGAAACATTCTAGACAATGCACATAAATGAatctcctttctctctcttcgttTTTCTTCTCCCAAAGTTAGGGTTTCATTATTTTCTCTTCTTCGATTAAGTGATTATATCAAATCTAACATGGTATCAAAGCAAAGCATTAGATAGATCTTGTTTTAAGCTTTTGTCCGGTATTACCCGTGAAGAGAATCTCGAATTTTCCAATGAGATTTTATTCGAGTCTGTTTGAGTTTAAATTCACAAAATCTAGGGTTTATTTGATCTTGCGTGTGATTTTTCTTTGATGAGAAGATATTATTCTTTCAATTGCGAAGAAATCGGGTAATATTCTTCCAATCTTCGTTTTTCAAGTTCAAATTAGGGTTAAATTTGACGATTATGCGCATTCATTAGGTTTTGATTGATTTGTGTTGATCTGTGTTTTATTtgagttgattttgatttctcCATGTTTCAAATCTGTTTAGATTGAGTTGTCTTTGAGCTTCCGCACTTCAAATTCAATTTTAGGTTGATTCATTCATCATACTGTGATTAGATTATCTGTTAGTTTTCTTACGTTGTCTAGATGGGTAGTACTGGTACTGGGAATCGTGGTACTGGAAATTCGAATGTTGTATCTGGTTCTAATGGCTTTGATGAGTTCACTGTAGAACCTACTCATCCATTTTACATACATCCATCAGACAGCCTGGGTTTCCAACTTGTATCTGTTCCTTTCAATGGAACTGGGTATGCCGTCTGGAGAAATGCGATGATCACTTCTTTATCTGCTAAAAACAAACTTAGTATAGTCAATGGTAGAACACCTCAACCTGAAGATAACTCTCCCCTTTACTCCTTCTGGGAGAGATATAATCATATGGTCAAGGCCTAGATCACTAATTCTTTGACCAGAGAAATAGCTATCAGTGTTATGTGTCGTGGTACTACAAAAGAAGTTTGGGATGACATTAATGATAGGTTTAGGCAGTCTAATGGGTCTAAATACATACAACTCCAAAAGGAAATTAGTTCAACAAATCAAGGGGTATCTGATATAGCAAAGTATTTTACTAGGATGAGAAGCCTTTAGGATGAACTGAATTCAGCATATGTGGGACCAACCTGTACTTGTGGGGCATTGCCCAAGTTCATTGAGGACCAACAACTATACCAGTTCTTAAGTGGACTGAATGACAATTACTCTTCTATTAAAAGCAACATCCTTAAGATGACCCCATTACCATCAATTAGCAGAGCTTATTCCCTGCTCCAACAGGATGAAAGTCAGAGAGAGACACACTCTAGTGCACCTAATTTCTCAAATGACTCTGTGTCTTTCTCTGCATCTTCTGCCCAAATGCATAACAACAGACCTTTCCAACAGAAGGTCAATTTTAACTTCAACCCTACGAAACCTCCCAACTATGATCCGGCTAAGGTTACTTGCAAGTACTGTAAGAGAGATGGCCATACCATTGATGATTGTCATAGGCTACATGGTTACCCGCCTAACTTCAAGTTCACAAAGAACAAGAAGTCTGTGGCTTGTGCTCAAGTAGAAGGTACTTCTAGTGGTCCTGTCAACTCTATGGTCCCTTCTATCCCAAGACCATCTACACAACCTCTTGGTCCAAGGCCTACTCATGACTATTCTTCACATGGATTCACTCCTGCACAAGTTGATCATCTCATGTCTATGTTCCAGACACATCTTCCTAACAACTTTCTTGGAGTGAACTCACCTGCTGAGTCATCTGGCTTTGCAAATTTTGCTGGTTCCCCTTTTGCAGGTGTGTGTTGTGGGTCTGTTTTTAGTTCAAATGGTTATACTGTATGTGCTTCATCTCAGATAGATAAAAGTCCTTGGATCTTAGACTCAGGAGCCACTAACCATATGACACCACACAAGCATCTATTACATACTCTTAAACCTTTATCCTTTCCCTTCTTAATCACCTTACCTAATGGCTATAAAATAAAGGTAGTGTCAACAGGTTCTTTCCATCTAAGAGAGGACATGGTTTTACACAATGTTCTTTTAGTTCCTTCTTTTCATTTCAATCTAATTTATGTTTATCAATTATTTAAACAGTTTCAGTGTTATGCCATCCTGACCATTACTGCTTGTTATTTACAGGGCCCTTCTCTGAAGAGGCCACTGGAAATTAGTAAAACAGCCAATGGTTTGTACTACTTCCATCCTCACTCCACTCTGGATAGTGTTCACCCATCAACTACATCAAATTTGAATCCTACTGCTAGTATTGTCTCTCATTCTGTCTCTTCTCCATGCAATGCTATTACTGTATCTCCTTCTCATTGTGTTCCTTGTAATTCAcatgatgttgttaataaaaCTGATTTACTTTGGCATCAAAGGTTGGGGCACATGCCTTATCATAAGATGAAATCTATTCCTTTTTTAGCTTCTAAAATATCAGCTAAACAGTCTTTTATGTGTCCAATTTGCCCTATGGCAAGACAAAGAACGACTTCCATTTGATGCCAGCCACACACATACAACTGTCCCTTTTCAGCTGGTCCACATTGACATCTGGGGGCCCTATCACACTAGAACTTACAGTGGTTTTAGGTATTTTTTAACCCAGGTAGATGACTTTACTAGAGTCACTTGGACACATCTCCTATCATGCAAAAGCAATGCCCTATCTGTCCTTAAAGCTTTTGTTTCCATGGTTAAAACACATTTTCACAGTTCTATCCAATCTTTTAGATCAGATAATGCCTTTGATCTAGGTGCCAGTTCTAAggcttcttctttc
Coding sequences within it:
- the LOC132034982 gene encoding uncharacterized protein LOC132034982; this encodes MFHSALLEPFQNCRNLQKYKRRLGMENAIANRNGKIWVFMEATVQWEFLMDAEQQITLKINHQDIEKDIIVSFVYAKCDEGERQALWDDMYQITSSMNIPWMIGGDFNVILSDEVKLGGAPVTLNETEDFAFCVNSCDLFDMGFKGSPYTWWNGRAAEDCIFKRLDRIMVNSHFQEVFPQIEVEHLTRTGFDHSPLLLSYGEIAINMKKPFRFLNFWIQHESFKEVVKQHWQTKFVGTPFLAFKQRLKNLKRALSKWSRETYGDIFKQLSIREEVVKVKEQLFEEDPSIINRIVLQKAQAELKKYLIIEEKYWKEKAGVTWFIEGDRNTNFFHNHVNGKRKKLQLKRIQNDNGVWLDSVE